One genomic window of Paramormyrops kingsleyae isolate MSU_618 chromosome 22, PKINGS_0.4, whole genome shotgun sequence includes the following:
- the LOC111836880 gene encoding proline-rich protein 12-like isoform X3 — MNLISALESRAPQPPPSASSLLSQFRTPSWQTAMHTPAPTELFISGALPGSGGFASSSALSAYQHPASFSGRSFPGVAPSLSLQDTPTFSPTSNGLLSPHDPLLHIKTPSQSGLGFDRLLSSQGAAYRGGGQDPTAPPPPSQTSSAPSGRHLPPPQFNLLSSQLQDQSSQLYNTSVFSSAPAPPQPPPQERALPRQDSVIKHYQRPPPSQSQLPPSAAAHPLQHYLSCSASGYQQLAPHRPGGGLSCSPLGEQSPSSDPKPSPRQDQGYRPIIQPPYSSSSSSSSAGGVGKGTKSSSSSGYSSSGSGSSSRTPHTPPSASSASSSSSSSSSGSNPASGPTSAPSRQQAPPPPAPPPPQVSASTAPQAPPKACLSGYGSPVPSLKASPAALSSQTPPQPQAYSPSQPPGPHLGPQPYGGFSSPQAQDLSSAGGGGSSKGYSTAAGTVGRPFSTEAMYGADPGYSTLPAALGGAGSPSLGYGGPGHSPAILGSGGGSAGGNSGSAGSGGSVGGGSGGGSAGGGSYHLPDSSPSPSSGSGMAHPGMHSPAPPRPAQSPGGAGSNKYLSSVLSPAFLSSPQAYPDTRGPPPPSYHSAPAKTKADGDILGPERPPDDDDEDDDDDFLIQHLLQAQSPAPHSAQAPPQVPPTSQAPPPLPGSQSQDGSKELAYKLSKSSEERYHLQSVIRTNSATSGAGASSGGNGGLDGQLEMSMKKQQQTKSDRGGVGMGSRGRGGDQVHPQAHPTPPHHHHPHDSLGSVVHFGRGDPYSPHPHGHHASHSQRPHPHPHPHLEQKKPHDPPELPYLSKTPDMQPPHQGQHQPPASLQLMDSPPDAPQQAASAHLLHSVLSHTARGKVDGAHHSMMGGAPAGGTTESQLQLQSQGLEAHYSRGGPRHRNPSSQNSVSPLDMLERSLSQTSSREPGGVTERAEDGAGGERHHQQQQHIGPAHHHGHAPPHTELHDFLSEPDMGLVPPPHLHHLPPHHPHAHPHHQQHPQPHNPHAHSHPHRIPLNPAPPAQRDQDSQLDQLKEHQFDSGSPAGKSGQSQQRFMALSSICFPDSLLPDEERSFFPSMEDMFCPEDYKAGCSRGAAPGQPGQEGISEGRSTQESMEGVKAGEAGGGYAMMQHHGDQGYGPYCPGLPEPETSTVHLDLDSLKAHELPSTVNTEQLGLIQSQPASLSMGGSGTGPGDAGGTKMLGGTGTERTAGGSGGLTSPIFCSSRPKKLLKTSSFQLLKQRRDPSSLPKKHYAQEYEFEDDENKADVPADIRLNSRRLPGHLPDLLPDLVSSCRKSGAGASLVSDLDFCHPPGYPSLGPPPQLIPQGGPKKRGRKPTKPKREGPPRPRGRPRIRPLPEPPHCRGMMGLGSGPGGEIRRGRGRGRGRGRKEETAAMMDMHGVAEANKGNSQHYQLHQHQHQQHQHQTAMQQEPIRPIKIKLPIASMPPSDSLLRTDSLSSNDPVLSDGSVGSAPSLGLSPGPTTGLDLNRTQDKMKSKSQEIVWDGDMDEELPSEAWAAMHKMSSTVEEKPPEMKSGFMASFLDFLKSGKRPPDSGAPSDTVASVMGTDSSPSKGGIRPLSPTMTPQPVPPFGDGDGEGGLSLGGCPSPCKRLDEELKRNLETLPSFSSDEEDSVSKNQDLQKSISSAISALYDTLQPPPPAMVLPVTPSPSTPPAQAPPTLSPQPPPRGSAQPLEPAQLEREDVGEMAEEDKEEEQEEDEQEDSKPVQEDESKSAANTMDGHDEDDFPSAPPAAPASAPTSPPSLSPSRPSSSSSSSPSPLPPPPLSLPSPLPRQDEARSLPSSPPPPALPSPSPPPPTLPPSATPPRSTSPPPAPEPASPPTPEDPPVPQITSLHLAKKQAGAAIAGETEGEDSESGGEGIFRERDEFVVRTEDISALKLALQTGREPPPIWRVQKALLQKFTPEIKDGQRQFCATSNYLGYFGDAKTRYQRLYVKFLENVNKKDYVRVCSRKPWHRPALALRRQSLPKPAAPARSQTPPRVEREEKEKEKQREKEKEREREKEKEKQREREREKREREKEKQREREKEKEREKEKEEERENEKEKKLVALPEKVEKRGRGVERGRAKEDRKGGGERKVERPARVRPVRVKAEPPPKKRKKWLKEVLSSSDSESSPDPPSEDDAPLLRGGPGSRAMREMFRSYVEMLVSTALDPDMIQALEDTHDELYLPPMRKIDGILNEQKRRLLRRVNMSSQHQEALHCFPQMTADPLDAGAVRVRLGGDGYNRKTLNRIKRSVGKQQDLKLSTETCRIYSLYHSLHHYKYHTFLHCKRETDSIEQAAEDPGQEEVVQQCMANQGWLESLFNSFLELLTLSAKV, encoded by the exons ATGAACCTGATCTCAGCCCTGGAGTCACGGGCTCCGCAGCCGCCTCCCTCCGCCTCCTCCCTACTCTCCCAGTTCCGCACACCTTCCTGGCAGACAG CCATGCACACCCCCGCTCCCACTGAGCTCTTCATCTCCGGTGCCCTCCCAGGCTCTGGCGGCTTTGCCTCTTCCTCTGCGCTCTCGGCGTaccagcacccagcctccttTTCGGGACGCTCCTTCCCCGGGGTGGCGCCCTCGCTCTCCCTCCAGGACACGCCCACCTTCAGCCCCACGTCCAATGGCTTGCTGTCTCCCCATGACCCTCTGCTGCACATCAAGACGCCATCCCAGTCTGGGCTCGGGTTCGATCGCCTTTTGTCCTCACAGGGCGCAGCCTACAGAGGTGGGGGGCAGGACCCTACTGCACCACCTCCCCCATCCCAGACCTCCTCTGCCCCCTCTGGCCGTCACCTGCCGCCACCCCAGTTCAACCTACTCTCCTCTCAGCTCCAAGACCAGTCCTCCCAGCTCTACAATACCTCGGTCTTCTCGTcggcccctgcccccccccagccacccccccagGAGCGGGCCCTGCCTCGGCAGGACAGTGTGATCAAGCACTATCAGCGCCCTCCCCCGTCGCAATCCCAGCTGCCCCCATCGGCGGCAGCCCACCCCCTGCAGCACTACCTCAGCTGCAGCGCCTCAGGCTACCAGCAGCTGGCACCCCACCGCCCTGGGGGGGGCCTGTCCTGCAGTCCACTGGGGGAGCAGAGCCCTTCCTCAGACCCCAAACCCTCGCCCCGGCAGGACCAAGGCTACCGGCCCATCATTCAGCCTCCCTAcagctcttcctcttcctcctcctcagcaGGTGGTGTGGGAAAGGGCACCAAGAGCTCCTCCAGCAGTGGCTATTCCTCCTCCGGCTCGGGCTCCTCCTCCCGCACTCCCCACACACCTCCCTCTGCTTCCTCAGCATCCTCTTCCTCATCATCTTCTTCCTCTGGCTCAAACCCTGCCTCTGGCCCCACCTCTGCCCCATCTAGACAACAGGCTCCACCCCCGcctgccccacccccgccacaAGTCTCTGCATCCACGGCTCCCCAGGCCCCACCCAAAGCCTGCCTGTCTGGCTATGGATCCCCAGTGCCGTCGCTCAAGGCATCTCCAGCAGCGCTGTCCAGCCAGACACCCCCGCAGCCACAGGCGTACTCCCCCAGCCAGCCCCCTGGGCCGCACCTTGGCCCCCAACCCTATGGGGGATTCAGCTCCCCCCAGGCCCAGGACCTCAGTTCTGCAGGGGGGGGTGGCTCCAGCAAAGGGTACAGCACAGCGGCGGGAACAGTGGGCCGCCCGTTCTCAACGGAGGCCATGTATGGTGCTGACCCGGGCTACAGCACCCTCCCGGCCGCACTAGGGGGAGCGGGCAGCCCATCTCTTGGATACGGCGGCCCCGGCCATTCCCCGGCCATCCTGGGGTCAGGAGGTGGCTCAGCGGGTGGGAACTCGGGGTCAGCAGGAAGCGGGGGCTCTGTGGGTGGGGGGAGCGGTGGCGGGAGCGCAGGGGGGGGTTCCTATCATCTGCCGGACTCCAGTCCCTCTCCCTCAAGTGGATCTGGGATGGCTCACCCTGGCATGCACTCTCCTGCCCCTCCCCGTCCGGCCCAGTCCCCTGGCGGTGCCGGCAGCAATAAGTACCTGTCCTCCGTCCTGTCCCCGGCCTTCCTCTCTTCCCCGCAGGCATACCCTGACACCCGAGGGCCTCCACCTCCTTCGTACCACTCTGCCCCTGCCAAGACCAAGGCTGACGGGGACATTCTGGGGCCAGAGCGGCCCCCAGACGATGATGACGAAGACGACGACGATGACTTCCTGATCCAGCACCTGCTGCAGGCCCAGAGTCCAGCGCCTCACTCAGCACAAGCCCCGCCTCAAGTCCCGCCCACATCTCAAGCCCCGCCTCCACTGCCAGGCTCACAGAGCCAAGATGGCAGCAAAGAACTGGCATATAAACTGAGCAAGAGCTCAGAAGAACGGTATCACCTTCAGAGCGTGATACGTACCAATAGCGCCACCTCTGGTGCAGGGGCCTCATCTGGTGGGAATGGCGGGCTCGATGGCCAGTTGGAGATGTCCATGAAGAAGCAGCAGCAGACCAAGAGTGACAGAGGTGGGGTTGGCATGGGCAGCCGAGGAAGGGGGGGTGATCAGGTGCACCCTCAGgctcaccccaccccaccccaccaccaccatccccaTGACTCCCTGGGCTCTGTGGTGCACTTTGGGCGAGGGGACCCCTATTCTCCGCACCCCCACGGCCATCACGCCTCGCACAGTCAGCGGCCACATCCCCATCCACACCCTCACCTGGAGCAGAAGAAGCCACACGACCCCCCTGAACTGCCGTATCTGAGCAAAACACCTGACATGCAGCCTCCGCATCAGGGCCAGCACCAGCCCCCGGCATCTCTGCAGCTCATGGATTCCcccccagatgccccccagcAGGCAGCCTCTGCTCACTTGCTCCACTCAGTGCTGTCCCACACGGCCCGCGGCAAGGTGGACGGTGCGCACCACTCAATGATGGGTGgggctccagcagggggcaccacagAGTCCCAGCTGCAGCTTCAGTCACAGGGTTTGGAGGCGCACTATAGTCGTGGGGGCCCGCGGCACCGGAACCCATCCAGCCAGAACTCGGTGTCTCCCCTGGACATGCTAGAGCGCTCTCTGTCTCAGACATCAAGCAGGGAACCGGGTGGTGTGACAGAGAGGGCAGAAGATGGTGCCGGTGGGGAGcgacaccaccagcagcagcagcacataGGGCCCGCCCACCACCACGGCCACGCCCCCCCGCACACAGAGTTGCACGACTTCCTCTCCGAACCTGATATGGGCTTGGTCCCCCCACCTCACCTGCACCATCTGCCTCCACACCACCCACATGCTCACCCCCATCACCAGCAGCACCCCCAGCCCCATAACCCCCACGCCCATTCCCACCCCCACCGCATACCCCTgaaccctgcccccccagcacagaGAGACCAGGACTCCCAGCTGGACCAGCTCAAAGAGCACCAGTTTGATAGTGGTAGCCCTGCTGGGAAGTCTGGTCAGAGCCAGCAGCGCTTCATGGCCCTTTCCTCCATCTGCTTCCCGGACTCACTGCTGCCAGATGAGGAGCGCTCCTTCTTCCCCAGCATGGAGGACATGTTCTGCCCAGAGGACTATAAGGCCGGCTGCAGCAGGGGGGCGGCCCCTGGGCAGCCGGGGCAGGAGGGCATTTCGGAGGGACGCAGCACACAGGAGAGCATGGAGGGGGTGAAGGCAGGGGAGGCTGGCGGTGGCTATGCCATGATGCAGCACCATGGAGACCAGGGGTACGGGCCATACTGCCCTGGGCTACCGGAACCCGAGACCAGCACCGTGCACCTGGACTTGGACTCACTGAAGGCTCATGAGCTGCCCTCCACCGTTAACACGGAGCAGCTGGGTTTGATCCAGTCACAGCCGGCCAGCTTGTCCATGGGTGGGTCTGGGACCGGGCCGGGTGACGCCGGAGGGACTAAGATGCTGGGAGGCACGGGGACAGAGCGGACCGCTGGGGGCAGCGGCGGGCTCACCTCGCCCATCTTCTGCTCATCACGGCCCAAGAAGCTGCTGAAGACCAGCTCGTTCCAGCTGCTAAAGCAGAGGCGCGACCCCAGCTCTCTGCCCAAGAAGCACTACGCCCAGGAGTATGAGTTTGAGGACGATGAGAACAAGGCTGACGTGCCTGCTGACATCCGTCTCAACAGCCGGCGCCTGCCAGGGCACCTTCCCGACCTCCTGCCGGACCTGGTGTCCAGCTGCAGGAAGTCTGGTGccggcgcctccctggtgagcgATCTGGATTTCTGCCATCCGCCTGGGTACCCGTCCCTGGGGCCCCCTCCCCAGCTTATACCCCAAGGCGGACCAAAGAAAAGGGGCAGGAAGCCTACCAAGCCAAAACGGGAGGGGCCCCCGAGGCCCCGAGGCAGACCCCGCATCCGCCCCCTCCCAGAGCCCCCCCACTGCCGGGGCATGATGGGACTGGGCTCGGGGCCAGGGGGAGAGATTCggcggggcagggggaggggcagagggCGAGGCAGGAAGGAGGAGACGGCAGCCATGATGGACATGCACGGTGTGGCTGAGGCGAATAAAGGGAATAGCCAGCATTATCAACTTCAtcagcatcaacatcagcagcATCAGCATCAAACAGCGATGCAGCAGGAGCCCATCAGACCCATAAAG ATCAAACTGCCCATCGCTTCCATGCCTCCCTCCGACTCCCTATTAAGGACCGATTCTCTGTCCAGTAATGACCCGGTTCTTTCTGATGGTTCTGTTGGATCTGCTCCATCCCTGGGCTTGAGCCCTGGGCCCACTACTGGCCTGGACCTGAACAGAACCCAAGACAAAATGAAGTCCAAGTCCCAAGAG ATTGTGTGGGATGGAGACATGGATGAGGAGCTCCCCTCCGAGGCCTGGGCAGCCATGCACAAGATGTCCAGCACG GTGGAGGAGAAGCCACCAGAGATGAAGTCTGGATTCATGGCCTCCTTTCTGGACTTCCTCAAATCCGGCAAGAGGCCCCCAGACTCCGGAGCTCCATCCGATACTGTAGCCTCTGTAATGGGCACCGACTCCTCCCCGAGTAAGGGTGGCATCCGGCCACTGTCCCCCACGATGACGCCGCAGCCTGTGCCCCCATTTGGTGATGGGGATGGTGAGGGGGGGCTGTCCCTGGGTGGCTGTCCGAGCCCCTGCAAGCGGCTGGACGAGGAGCTAAAGCGGAACCTGGAGACACTGCCTTCCTTCTCCTCCGACGAGGAGGATTCTGTCAGCAAGAATCAAGACCTACAGAAGAGCATCTCCTCCGCCATCTCTGCCCTCTATGACACCCTgcagcccccgcccccagcgATGGTCCTGCCCGTCACACCTTCCCCGAGCACACCGCCGGcacaggccccgcccaccctcAGCCCACAGCCGCCGCCACGGGGCAGCGCCCAGCCCCTGGAGCCCGCACAGCTCGAGCGGGAAGATGTGGGGGAGATGGCAGAGGAAGACAAGGAGGAAGAACAGGAGGAAGATGAACAGGAAGACAGCAAGCCAGTCCAGGAGGACGAGAGCAAATCAGCAGCCAATACGATGGACGGACATGATGAAGACG ATTTCCCATCTGCGCCTCCTGCAGCGCCGGCTTCTGCCCCTacctcccccccatccctgtcCCCATCTCGCCCATCGtcatcctcctcatcctctCCTTCCCCCCTTCCTCCGCCTCCCCTTTCTCTGccctccccccttccccgaCAGGACGAAGCTCGTTCTCTgccctccagccccccccctcccgctcTGCCatctccctcccctcccccacccacgcTCCCTCCATCTGCAACTCCGCCCCGGTCTACCTCGCCACCCCCAGCCCCAGAGCCAGCCTCACCTCCGACCCCAGAGGACCCCCCCGTGCCCCAGATCACCTCACTACACCTAGCCAAAAAGCAGGCGGGCGCTGCCATAGCTGGAGAAACGGAGGGCGAGGACAGCGAGAGCGGCGGCGAGGGCATATTCCGTGAGAGGGATGAGTTTGTGGTCCGAACTGAAGACATTAGTGCCCTCAAG CTCGCTCTGCAAACTGGCCGGGAACCTCCACCAATCTGGAGGGTGCAGAAAGCCCTGCTGCAGAAGTTCACGCCTGAGATCAAAGATGGACAGCGACAGTTCTGTGCCACCAGCAAC TATCTTGGGTACTTTGGGGATGCAAAAACTCGCTATCAGAGGCTCTATGTGAAGTTCCTGGAAAACGTCAACAAGAAGGACTACGTGAGGGTGTGTTCCCGAAAGCCCTGGCACAGACCCGCGTTAGCACTCAG ACGCCAGTCCCTCCCCAAGCCAGCTGCCCCGGCCCGTAGCCAAACCCCACCCCGTgtggagagagaggaaaaggagaaagagaaacagcgggagaaggagaaagagagggagagggaaaaggagaaagaaaaacagcgggagagagagagggaaaagcgggagagggagaaggagaaaCAGCGGGAAAGGGAgaaggagaaagagagggaaaaggagaaagaggaggagagagagaatgagaaagAGAAGAAACTGGTAGCACTCCCAGAGAAAGTAGAAAAGAGAGGTAGAGGAGTAGAACGAGGCAGAGCGAAGGAAGACAGGAAAGGAGGAGGGGAAAGGAAAGTGGAGCGCCCGGCACGCGTCCGACCCGTCAGGGTGAAGGCGGAGCCCCCGCCCAAGAAGAGGAAGAAGTGGCTGAAGGAGGTTCTCTCCTCGTCAGACTCCGAGTCGTCCCCTGACCCCCCCAGCGAGGACGATG CGCCGCTGctcagggggggacccggcagCCGCGCCATGCGGGAGATGTTCCGCAGCTACGTGGAGATGCTGGTCAGCACTGCGCTAGACCCCGACATGATCCAGGCCCTGGAGGACACGCACG ACGAGCTGTACCTCCCACCGATGAGGAAGATTGACGGCATCCTGAATGAGCAGAAGAGGAGGCTGCTCAGGAGGGTCAACATGAGCTCGCAGCACCAG GAAGCCCTGCACTGCTTCCCCCAGATGACAGCCGACCCCCTGGACGCGGGAGCTGTGAGGGTTCGCCTCGGTGGCGACGGCTACAACCGCAAGACCCTGAACCGCATTAAGAGGAGCGTCGGCAAGCAGCAG GACCTTAAGCTGTCGACAGAGACGTGTCGCATCTACAGCCTGTATCACTCGCTGCATCATTACAAATACCATACGTTCCTGCACTGTAAGAGAGAG ACGGATAGCATCGAGCAGGCGGCGGAGGACCCCGGGCAGGAGGAAGTGGTGCAGCAGTGCATGGCCAACCAGGGCTGGCTGGAGAGCCTCTTCAACTCCTTCCTGGAGCTGCTCACCCTCAGCGCCAAGGTCTGA